One Lycium barbarum isolate Lr01 chromosome 5, ASM1917538v2, whole genome shotgun sequence genomic window carries:
- the LOC132639209 gene encoding uncharacterized protein LOC132639209 — protein sequence MNDRIELWDSLTYLASDMTTPWLVGGDFNVVVDEEEKYGGLPVSVAEVEDFRCCIQSCNLTDLGYKGSIFTWWNGRGRDDCIFKRLDRCLGSFELQETYPGLEVSHLIKNGSDHSPMLLDFNREVPQFRKSFKFLNFWTKHESFMDMIKENWNIEVEGNSFWRFNTRLKNMRKMLFAWSRSTYGDFFQKVKNMEEVVKAHEAMFKANPSFVHREKLMKVNAEYTQVLAVKEEYWKQKSDQNQMLVKMPCKQKVNEVVFGLNPTSAGGPDGYTGFVKGRSIVENILLAQEIISDMRMRTKKAYDRLSWGFLTTVMRKMGFAEKFIGHIWELVANNWALNSLHHDPGFCGFGLTKWSLRINHLCYAYDTIIFASACEMSLGMIMKVLANYETASGQLINRGKSVVYLHDKVDESWFVRVEWITGINRQAFPIIYLGCPIYYSKAKMSFYSELLKIIRDKLQGWKGRMLSFGGKAVLLKHVLQAMPMHLLSAMYTPSFVVEKLYKIFAQFFWSNSEGERRRH from the exons ATGAATGATAGAATAGAGTTGTGGGACTCATTGACTTATTTGGCTTCTGATATGACAACTCCATGGCTTGTGGGAGGTGACTTTAATGTAGTGGTTGATGAGGAGGAGAAGTATGGTGGCCTGCCAGTATCAGTAGCTGAGGTTGAGGATTTTAGGTGTTGCATTCAGAGTTGCAATTTGACAGATTTGGGCTATAAAGGAAGCATttttacatggtggaatgggagagGTAGGGATGATTGTATTTTCAAGAGGCTGGATAGGTGTTTAGGCAGTTTTGAATTGCAAGAAACATATCCAGGTTTGGAGGTGAGTCACTTGATCAAGAATGGATCAGATCATTCTCCCATGCTCCTTGATTTTAATAGAGAAGTGCCACAATTTAGAAAATCATTCAAATTTCTGAATTTCTGGACCAAACATGAATCTTTCATGGACATGATTAAGGAAAATTGGAATATTGAAGTTGAAGGCAATTCTTTTTGGAGATTTAATACAAGACTGAAGAATATGAGAAAGATGTTGTTTGCATGGAGTAGATCAACTTATGGAGACTTTTTTCAGAAGGTGAAAAACATGGAAGAGGTAGTTAAGGCTCATGAGGCTATGTTTAAGGCAAATCCTTCCTTTGTTCATAGGGAAAAGCTTATGAAAGTCAATGCTGAGTACACACAGGTTTTGGCAGTTAAAGAAGAATACTGGAAACAAAAGTCAG ATCAAAACCAGATGTTGGTCAAAATGCCATGCAAACAAAAAGTAAATGAAGTTGTATTTGGCCTGAATCCTACAAGTGCTGGAGGTCCTGATGGTTATACAG GTTTTGTAAAGGGAAGAAGTATAGTTGAGAACATTCTATTGGCTCAGGAGATTATCTCAGATATGAGAATGAGAACTAAAAAAG CCTATGATAGGCTGTCATGGGGCTTTTTGACTACTGTAATGAGGAAAATGGGATTTGCTGAGAAATTCATTGGACACATCTGGGAGTTGGTTGCAAACAATTG GGCCTTGAATTCATTGCATCATGATCCTGGTTTTTGTGGATTTGGTTTGACAAAGTGGAGTCTAAGGATAAATCACTTATGCTATGCATATGATACTATTATATTTGCATCAGCTTGTGAGATGTCCTTGGGAATGATTATGAAGGTACTGGCTAATTATGAGACTGCATCAGGACAACTGATTAATAGAGGTAAAAGTGTTGTGTACTTGCATGACAAGGTTGATGAATCATGGTTTGTGAGGGTGGAATGGATAACTGGTATTAATAGGCAAGCTTTTCCTATTATATATCTTGGTTGTCCTATATATTATAGCAAGGCTAAGATGTCATTCTATTCAGAACTGCTTAAAATAATAAGGGACAAGCTGCAAGGATGGAAAGGGAGAATGCTCTCTTTTGGTGGTAAAGCAGTCCTGTTGAAACATGTATTGCAGGCTATGCCCATGCACTTACTGTCTGCCATGTATACTCCATCTTTTGTGGTTGAAAAACTATATAAGATCTTTGCTCAATTCTTTTGGAGCAATTCTGAGGGTGAAAGGAGAAGGCATTAG